Proteins encoded in a region of the Suncus etruscus isolate mSunEtr1 chromosome 1, mSunEtr1.pri.cur, whole genome shotgun sequence genome:
- the EPHA1 gene encoding ephrin type-A receptor 1 isoform X2 has translation MYQDCPGQESGDTDHWLRSNWIYRGEEASRVLVELQFTVRDCKSFPGDAGPLGCKETFNLLFMESDQDVGIQLRRPLFQKVTTVAADQSFTIQDLALGAMKLNVERCTLGRLNRRGLYLAFHNPGACVALVSVRVFYQRCPETVHGLAQFPYTLPGPSGLVEVAGTCVPHAQVVPGPSGPPRMHCSPEGEWLVPVGRCYCEPGFEEGGGDDGKGCRACPSGFYRAADMDMSHCLECPQHSTAESEGATMCPCESGHYRAPGEGPQAACTRPPSVPQNLSFSFSGTQLSLRWEPPADTGGRQDVQYRVSCFQCRAAVRDGGPCQPCGASVHFSPGASWFMVPAMRVDGLEPYGNYTFEVEARNGVSELGPDSHASASLSISMGHAEPLSVLSLRLVKKEPRQLELTWAGAWPRSPGGNLSYELHVLNQDEERYQMVLEPRVLLTELQPDTTYVVRVRMLTPLGPGPFSPDHEFRTSPPVPRGLTGGEIVAIIFGVLLGVALLLGILVFRSRKAQHQRHPRQRDRTTDAEQDKLWLKPYVDLQAYEDPAQGALDFTQELDPGCLIVDNVIGEGEFGEVYRGTLRTSSQDCKTVAIKTLKDTSPDGHWWNFLREATIMGQFSHPHILHLEGVITKRKPIMIITEFMENGALDAFLREREDQLVPAQLVAMLQGIASGMNYLSEHSYVHRDLAARNILVSQNLCCKVSDFGLTRLLDSFDGTYETQGGKIPIRWTAPEAIAHRIFTTASDVWSFGIVMWEVLSFGDKPYGEMSNQEVMKSIEDGYRLPPPVDCPAPLYELMKNCWAYDPARRPHFHQLKAHLEQLLANPHPLRTIANFDPRVTLRLPSLSGSDGIPYRSVPEWLESIRMKRYILHFRSAGLDTMECVLELTAEDLIQMGIMMPGHQKRILCSIQGFKD, from the exons ATGTACCAGGATTGCCCGGGGCAAGAAAGTGGGGACACTGACCACTGGCTTCGCTCCAACTGGATCTACCGTGGAGAGGAGGCCTCCCGTGTGCTTGTGGAGCTGCAGTTCACCGTACGAGACTGCAAGAGCTTTCCTGGGGATGCCGGGCCGCTAGGCTGCAAGGAGACCTTCAACCTGCTCTTCATGGAGAGTGACCAGGATGTGGGCATCCAGCTCCGTCGGCCCCTATTCCAGAAG GTCACCACTGTGGCCGCTGACCAGAGTTTCACCATCCAGGACCTGGCATTGGGCGCCATGAAGCTCAATGTAGAGCGTTGTACTTTGGGCCGCCTGAACCGCCGCGGCCTCTACCTCGCCTTCCACAACCCTGGAGCTTGCGTGGCCTTGGTGTCTGTGCGGGTGTTCTACCAGCGCTGCCCAGAGACTGTGCATGGCTTGGCCCAGTTCCCCTACACACTCCCTGGGCCCAGCGGGCTGGTAGAAGTGGCAGGGACCTGCGTGCCTCATGCCCAGGTCGTCCCTGGCCCCTCGGGGCCTCCTCGCATGCACTGCAGCCCCGAGGGTGAATGGCTGGTCCCCGTGGGCCGCTGCTACTGTGAGCCTGGCTTCGAGGAAGGTGGCGGTGATGATGGCAAGGGTTGTCGTG cctgccCCAGTGGCTTCTACCGGGCTGCTGATATGGACATGTCCCATTGTCTCGAGTGTccccagcacagcacagcagagTCTGAGGGGGCCACTATGTGTCCCTGTGAGAGTGGCCACTACCGAGCTCCTGGGGAGGGCCCACAAGCAGCATGCACAC GCCCTCCCTCTGTGCCCCAAAACCTGAGTTTCTCTTTCTCCGGGACTCAGCTTTCCCTGCGTTGGGAACCCCCCGCAGATACAGGGGGCCGCCAGGACGTGCAGTACCGTGTGAGCTGCTTTCAGTGTCGGGCTGCCGTGCGGGATGGTGGACCTTGCCAACCCTGTGGGGCAAGCGTGCACTTCTCCCCGGGTGCCAGCTGGTTCATGGTGCCTGCCATGCGGGTGGATGGCCTTGAACCCTACGGCAACTACACCTTTGAGGTGGAGGCCCGTAATGGAGTGTCAGAGCTGGGGCCTGATTCACACGCCAGTGCCTCACTCAGCATCAGCATGGGGCACGCAG AGCCTCTGTCTGTCCTGTCCCTGCGATTGGTGAAGAAGGAACCACGGCAGCTGGAGCTGACCTGGGCAGGGGCCTGGCCTCGCAGCCCCGGGGGCAACCTGAGCTATGAGCTGCATGTACTGAATCAG GATGAAGAACGATACCAGATGGTTCTAGAACCCAGGGTTTTGCTGACTGAACTGCAGCCAGACACCACCTATGTTGTCAGGGTCCGAATGCTGACACCTCTGGGCCCTGGACCTTTTTCTCCTGACCATGAGTTTCGCACCAGCCCACCAG TTCCCAGGGGGCTGACTGGAGGAGAGATCGTGGCCATTATCTTTGGGGTGCTGCTCGGTGTGGCTCTGTTGCTCGGGATCCTCGTCTTCCGCTCAAG AAAAGCTCAGCACCAGAGGCATCCAAGGCAGCGAGATCGTACCACTGATGCAGAAC AGGACAAGCTGTGGCTGAAGCCTTATGTGGACCTACAGGCTTATGAGGACCCTGCCCAGGGAGCCCTGGATTTTACCCAGGAGCTTGACCCCGGCTGCCTGATTGTGGACAATGTTATAGGAGAAG GGGAATTTGGGGAGGTCTACCGAGGTACCCTGAGAACTTCCAGCCAGGACTGCAAGACTGTGGCCATCAAGACCTTGAAGGACACATCTCCTGACGGTCACTGGTGGAACTTCCTTCGGGAGGCCACCATTATGGGCCAGTTCAGCCACCCACATATCCTGCATCTGGAAGGCGTGATCACGAAAA GAAAACCCATCATGATCATCACGGAGTTCATGGAGAATGGAGCTCTCGATGCCTTCCTGAGG GAGCGGGAGGACCAGTTGGTACCTGCACAGTTGGTGGCCATGTTGCAGGGCATAGCATCTGGCATGAACTACCTCAGTGAACACAGTTACGTCCATCGGGACCTGGCAGCCAGAAACATCTTAGTGAGCCAGAACCTATGTTGTAAGGTGTCTGACTTTGGCCTGACCCGTCTTCTGGACAGCTTTGACGGCACatatgaaacccag GGAGGGAAAATCCCCATTCGATGGACGGCCCCAGAAGCTATTGCTCACCGGATCTTCACCACCGCCAGCGACGTGTGGAGCTTTGGGATCGTGATGTGGGAAGTGCTGAGCTTTGGGGACAAGCCCTACGGGGAGATGAGCAATCAGGAG GTCATGAAAAGCATCGAGGATGGTTACAGATTGCCCCCACCAGTGGACTGCCCTGCCCCCCTCTATGAACTCATGAAGAACTGCTGGGCCTATGACCCCGCTCGCCGGCCCCACTTCCATCAGCTGAAGGCACACCTGGAGCAATTGCTGGCCAACCCCCACCCTCTACGGACCATTGCCAACTTTGACCCCAG GGTGACCCTTCGCCTACCCAGCCTGAGTGGCTCCGATGGCATTCCCTACCGAAGCGTCCCCGAGTGGCTGGAGTCCATTCGTATGAAACGCTACATACTGCACTTCCGCTCAGCTGGGCTGGACACCATGGAGTGTGTGCTGGAACTGACGGCTGA GGACCTGATCCAGATGGGTATCATGATGCCTGGACACCAGAAACGCATCCTatgcagtattcaggggttcAAGGACTGA
- the EPHA1 gene encoding ephrin type-A receptor 1 isoform X1 yields the protein MERRWPLGLGLLLLLVLLLSPGVRAEEVTLMDTSTSQGELGWLLDPPENGWSEGQQILNGTPLYMYQDCPGQESGDTDHWLRSNWIYRGEEASRVLVELQFTVRDCKSFPGDAGPLGCKETFNLLFMESDQDVGIQLRRPLFQKVTTVAADQSFTIQDLALGAMKLNVERCTLGRLNRRGLYLAFHNPGACVALVSVRVFYQRCPETVHGLAQFPYTLPGPSGLVEVAGTCVPHAQVVPGPSGPPRMHCSPEGEWLVPVGRCYCEPGFEEGGGDDGKGCRACPSGFYRAADMDMSHCLECPQHSTAESEGATMCPCESGHYRAPGEGPQAACTRPPSVPQNLSFSFSGTQLSLRWEPPADTGGRQDVQYRVSCFQCRAAVRDGGPCQPCGASVHFSPGASWFMVPAMRVDGLEPYGNYTFEVEARNGVSELGPDSHASASLSISMGHAEPLSVLSLRLVKKEPRQLELTWAGAWPRSPGGNLSYELHVLNQDEERYQMVLEPRVLLTELQPDTTYVVRVRMLTPLGPGPFSPDHEFRTSPPVPRGLTGGEIVAIIFGVLLGVALLLGILVFRSRKAQHQRHPRQRDRTTDAEQDKLWLKPYVDLQAYEDPAQGALDFTQELDPGCLIVDNVIGEGEFGEVYRGTLRTSSQDCKTVAIKTLKDTSPDGHWWNFLREATIMGQFSHPHILHLEGVITKRKPIMIITEFMENGALDAFLREREDQLVPAQLVAMLQGIASGMNYLSEHSYVHRDLAARNILVSQNLCCKVSDFGLTRLLDSFDGTYETQGGKIPIRWTAPEAIAHRIFTTASDVWSFGIVMWEVLSFGDKPYGEMSNQEVMKSIEDGYRLPPPVDCPAPLYELMKNCWAYDPARRPHFHQLKAHLEQLLANPHPLRTIANFDPRVTLRLPSLSGSDGIPYRSVPEWLESIRMKRYILHFRSAGLDTMECVLELTAEDLIQMGIMMPGHQKRILCSIQGFKD from the exons ATGGAGCGGCGCTGGCCCCTGGGGCtcgggctgctgctgctgctggtgctgCTGCTGTCCCCGGGGGTGCGCGCCGAGGAAG TCACTCTCATGGACACCAGCACTTCACAGGGCGAGCTGGGCTGGCTGCTGGATCCCCCAGAGAATGGG TGGAGTGAAGGGCAGCAAATCCTGAATGGGACGCCCCTCTACATGTACCAGGATTGCCCGGGGCAAGAAAGTGGGGACACTGACCACTGGCTTCGCTCCAACTGGATCTACCGTGGAGAGGAGGCCTCCCGTGTGCTTGTGGAGCTGCAGTTCACCGTACGAGACTGCAAGAGCTTTCCTGGGGATGCCGGGCCGCTAGGCTGCAAGGAGACCTTCAACCTGCTCTTCATGGAGAGTGACCAGGATGTGGGCATCCAGCTCCGTCGGCCCCTATTCCAGAAG GTCACCACTGTGGCCGCTGACCAGAGTTTCACCATCCAGGACCTGGCATTGGGCGCCATGAAGCTCAATGTAGAGCGTTGTACTTTGGGCCGCCTGAACCGCCGCGGCCTCTACCTCGCCTTCCACAACCCTGGAGCTTGCGTGGCCTTGGTGTCTGTGCGGGTGTTCTACCAGCGCTGCCCAGAGACTGTGCATGGCTTGGCCCAGTTCCCCTACACACTCCCTGGGCCCAGCGGGCTGGTAGAAGTGGCAGGGACCTGCGTGCCTCATGCCCAGGTCGTCCCTGGCCCCTCGGGGCCTCCTCGCATGCACTGCAGCCCCGAGGGTGAATGGCTGGTCCCCGTGGGCCGCTGCTACTGTGAGCCTGGCTTCGAGGAAGGTGGCGGTGATGATGGCAAGGGTTGTCGTG cctgccCCAGTGGCTTCTACCGGGCTGCTGATATGGACATGTCCCATTGTCTCGAGTGTccccagcacagcacagcagagTCTGAGGGGGCCACTATGTGTCCCTGTGAGAGTGGCCACTACCGAGCTCCTGGGGAGGGCCCACAAGCAGCATGCACAC GCCCTCCCTCTGTGCCCCAAAACCTGAGTTTCTCTTTCTCCGGGACTCAGCTTTCCCTGCGTTGGGAACCCCCCGCAGATACAGGGGGCCGCCAGGACGTGCAGTACCGTGTGAGCTGCTTTCAGTGTCGGGCTGCCGTGCGGGATGGTGGACCTTGCCAACCCTGTGGGGCAAGCGTGCACTTCTCCCCGGGTGCCAGCTGGTTCATGGTGCCTGCCATGCGGGTGGATGGCCTTGAACCCTACGGCAACTACACCTTTGAGGTGGAGGCCCGTAATGGAGTGTCAGAGCTGGGGCCTGATTCACACGCCAGTGCCTCACTCAGCATCAGCATGGGGCACGCAG AGCCTCTGTCTGTCCTGTCCCTGCGATTGGTGAAGAAGGAACCACGGCAGCTGGAGCTGACCTGGGCAGGGGCCTGGCCTCGCAGCCCCGGGGGCAACCTGAGCTATGAGCTGCATGTACTGAATCAG GATGAAGAACGATACCAGATGGTTCTAGAACCCAGGGTTTTGCTGACTGAACTGCAGCCAGACACCACCTATGTTGTCAGGGTCCGAATGCTGACACCTCTGGGCCCTGGACCTTTTTCTCCTGACCATGAGTTTCGCACCAGCCCACCAG TTCCCAGGGGGCTGACTGGAGGAGAGATCGTGGCCATTATCTTTGGGGTGCTGCTCGGTGTGGCTCTGTTGCTCGGGATCCTCGTCTTCCGCTCAAG AAAAGCTCAGCACCAGAGGCATCCAAGGCAGCGAGATCGTACCACTGATGCAGAAC AGGACAAGCTGTGGCTGAAGCCTTATGTGGACCTACAGGCTTATGAGGACCCTGCCCAGGGAGCCCTGGATTTTACCCAGGAGCTTGACCCCGGCTGCCTGATTGTGGACAATGTTATAGGAGAAG GGGAATTTGGGGAGGTCTACCGAGGTACCCTGAGAACTTCCAGCCAGGACTGCAAGACTGTGGCCATCAAGACCTTGAAGGACACATCTCCTGACGGTCACTGGTGGAACTTCCTTCGGGAGGCCACCATTATGGGCCAGTTCAGCCACCCACATATCCTGCATCTGGAAGGCGTGATCACGAAAA GAAAACCCATCATGATCATCACGGAGTTCATGGAGAATGGAGCTCTCGATGCCTTCCTGAGG GAGCGGGAGGACCAGTTGGTACCTGCACAGTTGGTGGCCATGTTGCAGGGCATAGCATCTGGCATGAACTACCTCAGTGAACACAGTTACGTCCATCGGGACCTGGCAGCCAGAAACATCTTAGTGAGCCAGAACCTATGTTGTAAGGTGTCTGACTTTGGCCTGACCCGTCTTCTGGACAGCTTTGACGGCACatatgaaacccag GGAGGGAAAATCCCCATTCGATGGACGGCCCCAGAAGCTATTGCTCACCGGATCTTCACCACCGCCAGCGACGTGTGGAGCTTTGGGATCGTGATGTGGGAAGTGCTGAGCTTTGGGGACAAGCCCTACGGGGAGATGAGCAATCAGGAG GTCATGAAAAGCATCGAGGATGGTTACAGATTGCCCCCACCAGTGGACTGCCCTGCCCCCCTCTATGAACTCATGAAGAACTGCTGGGCCTATGACCCCGCTCGCCGGCCCCACTTCCATCAGCTGAAGGCACACCTGGAGCAATTGCTGGCCAACCCCCACCCTCTACGGACCATTGCCAACTTTGACCCCAG GGTGACCCTTCGCCTACCCAGCCTGAGTGGCTCCGATGGCATTCCCTACCGAAGCGTCCCCGAGTGGCTGGAGTCCATTCGTATGAAACGCTACATACTGCACTTCCGCTCAGCTGGGCTGGACACCATGGAGTGTGTGCTGGAACTGACGGCTGA GGACCTGATCCAGATGGGTATCATGATGCCTGGACACCAGAAACGCATCCTatgcagtattcaggggttcAAGGACTGA